AAATTAGGATGATAGACGGCCGCCTAATCCTAGACGGTCTTAAGCGACATATTTTAGAAAACTGATTGAAATTTACATTACAATATAAAGAGtatgatatttatttattatataattattaaataagtgtgttgtatttattatataataactaTTGAATTGAAGATAATGTTGCAATTTTCCCGCTAAACATCCAGCCCTCATTAAATTGTAATTGTAattaaaaaagaagaagaagaagcgtATAGTAATAAAAAGATagcatatatataaaaattaaagagtaaaatttattttaatacacaAACGGTTGATACATGAACTGTTGTAAATGACTTAATTGGTAAATGAGCTATTTATAATTTGGTAAATTGGTACATTAAGTCATTAACTATTGTAAATTACTTCACTGATACATGATCAAGCTAAAAACTCAATTTTACTCTTAatctaaattatttttaagtctAGTTATCACTAATAAATTCAACCAGGTACACTTTTATTTTCTAgatttttaacatattttattgatttttctaagaaaaaaatatatttattaaaaaatatattatgaactcaaatataaaactaaattttttatcatataaaaatataataaataataattagtcACAAAAGTTTTACAGGTATTGTTTTTGAGCTAACAAAGCAAAAATGATaactatttttttcaaaatatggtattgatccGTTGAAATTCGAGAAAATATAATACATTGTTGAAacatttaagttttgatgatgtGATCGCCGCAAAAAATTAACTCAGGATTATTAAAATTCAGCACCACAATAAAGACCTACCGATTTCTCcactaatattattttttatattgtcAATAGTCATTTATGAGCAGTTGATTTATTAATTGAAACATCGATTCAACAAATTAGATACTCAAGAATGTTCAATACTCTTATTATGTAAATTATTCTGACAGACATATCAAGAATTTTTTTCCGACTTATATTATTATGACATATCCAAAGACACATGAGATAAACGTAGAAGATGATGCTATGGTAGAGATGTTCAAAACCCCATAGAATACTGGACTTTTTCTATTTCTCAGCCTTCCAATAGTTATCTATGAAGACACTATATTGGACTTCTACGCCTAGGCTATAGTTGAgtatgttagagtagatgccctgtaaaCCAACTtgttggctagagaatttattgaatcagttgtaataaataatctttattttaatataattcattattttatgatttgttatttctttatctgtatacccttgtgaacaacatagataaagaccttgattatattttaatagAAATGAATCATAactcgatgttgaaactcatttgtaaacactgtatgatctaaatttgtttttagtcgattcagccgcttaaaacgtggataaaggtcgcttgagctcgagactagcatctgtaatGTTGTGTatcgcgtttcttggtaagggtatatagatgtccaaacatgcagatgggtagttatataatgattataccgaactatcctccctcggactttccaagtggttatcattcatcaagaggataagtctgtggttatgattgtacaccattagtccttacgatccgggacaacactgaggctctataagCTAGGGttgtactttgacttgtttaccgactccatgaGGGCCAtaaggtggcgagattgggtacagttgcgacacatgtaggagccagtgcattgtagtcgggaattcaccgctcacctacgggtgtggatatcctatgtgatctgctgaaataatagtgcatggaatctctggccagagtatgagatgtacgttagagaaggagttctccaattgtacatgtgatgccactatttattctcaaaaaTGTGCCACATAGTTaccgaattattatgcaaccctcgatgaaccaatggttgaagattcgatcgggatatatgagatgagggatcgtactgtacgttaatcataatcgactggttcttgcaagcactatcagtgatacctagggaatcatggggcgatgctactataCGCTCTTActatgattcgatgggtttaatcataaatatgatttctgacattctcatgatcaattgttgatacatagaatgaaaCAAATTAgtgtaagcccgaataaaggattatgtcctgaatcacaaagagttgtgaacccataACTAGCTGAATCCCTGAATcattgagagtcacacaagcactggttaATTTGTTCCcatggagagaataaattcaagaagttgaatttatattatgatatagtaaattcaatgagttgaatttatgataattaaattttgagaaaataaattcaatgagttgaatttatgagatagtaagttcaagaaattgaatttatgaatttataaaatttggaaagaataaattcaaggagttgaatttataaaattttagaatttaatttattaaattcaaaagttgagtttattaaatattaaattaaatatagtgggaagtatgtttaataggtttgtaggagtacaagtctaacatactaaataattaaagtttttaatggactttgattaattaattaaactagttggattagtccaatcaattaatcaagtccattaatgttaattatgaaaattaagtCATGGCTTGATTATAAAAGATAGTAAAtaagccataaccctagccacCAAGCAAGCCTCCACTCTCATtgtgaatttcgaaaattcctctAACTTTCCTCtcaaaattttcggccatatcAAAGAGTTTTTGGTTTGAGCCGCCTCTTGATTTTAATCTCCAACGTTGAAACttcttccaaatattctagtgctatttggaagatgaacaaatcttctagtcgtggacctgattcgaagattaaAGGAATGAGTtctcgaagaaagttcgtaggaaaTACATCAAGAGATATTTCTGCTAATctcggaatagttggagcctagTGAATCTTTCACCAAAGGTAAAAGTTTtgaacatcctatgtatgtttaattattAGAACCATATgagtgctcaaacaaatatatcttgaatgtcaagatctaaaaaattttaaaacttccgatgcgtttgggcacgagaaaaccgagatccaataGAGTAAGAATGTCAAGCTTGAAGCCTTGGTCTTCTCTTGAACCAAAACCAACATTGTTGTCAGGCATTGACAAGAAGAAACTATCTACTGGAAAAGCTGAAGGTTACAAAGATAAGTGAGACTCTAACTTCTCTCAAAGTCAATTATGACTATCAGAGTCCTAATGCTTTCCATGATATTGTCTCATCCAATAGCTCATCAATGACTTATCGACTCTTGTTATGGAGGTCACTATTACAGAAACAAAGTTCTCAGCCTCGTACACCGTTCAGACTCCTATTACAGAGAATACTAATGTTAAGACAGTTGAGGAACGTGCTCAGTCTCTTACCAGATATACTGCATCTAGTACTCATGTACCTACACCAGTGATTGTCCACCCTCAACAATCTTATTCTTTGTTCTTAGCCGGAGACCTGATTTTATCCTATGTAGATTGATGCAACTAAAATAAATGAGTCGCATAGACTGCGCACGCGAGATCCGACTAGTTGGTAAACTGGTCCACTTGGCTCGTAAATGAGCTCACCTGGCTGGTAAACGGATCCACGTAGACAATACACAGTTAATTTGTTGGGCGTCACCTGCGTCACGAACACTCGTCAAGTGGGCGTCGGGAGGGTTCTCGATGTAGacactccgacgctcaagtcagtaagTAGTTCCAAGAAAACTCAGAGAACAAGAAAACTTTTATAAAAATGAGAGCATACCTTGAATTAGGCGGCTTCTCTAGAACACGGAGGTGGAAATTCCGGCGGCTTCTCTAGAACACGGAGGTGGAAATTCCGGTGGCCTCTGCACGCAGTACATTTAAACGTGGATGGGTGTGAACCATGGCAAAGTTTCGTATCATCAAGGATCCTATAGCTGCTGCTATTTCTAGTGATGCTCCCCTTGGAAGTGAAGGCTTTGACAACAAAATGGTGAATCACTTTGTTCATGCGTTTAAGGAGAAGAACAAGAAAGACATCAGTGCCGACCCTAGATCTTTGAGGAGATTGGGGACTGCTTGTGGGAGAGGAAAGAGAATCATTTCATCTATTGCCCAAACTACTATTGAGATTGACTCAGTCCATGAGGGTATTGATTTCTACTCCACCATTACATGTGACTAATTCGCAGAACTCAGCATGGATTTGTTCAAAAATTTACGGAACGTAACAAGAAAGTGCATGGCCTTTTGCTTCTGGATGTCACTCCTCTCTCCGTTGGTCTTGAAACTACTGGCGGTATCATGAATGTATTGGTTCCAAGGAACATCACCATCCCCACTATCAAGGAACATGTCTTCTTGATGACTTTAAATTTTTCGATATAATTTTGGATTTGCTCGACTGGTATTGCTTGTAGgtaatatttttgttaaaaaaaattgaaaaatatgtgCAAGTTGTGTTCCTCGAGGGAAGGAGTATTCCTTGCTAATGGCCAACCGCCGGAATAGCCAAACTTTAATAAGTAGCTCTAGCAAGAGTGATGATTctgatagcgactcttcaaaaTCTGATGCCGCCGATTTTTCGGGTGGTTCGGGTTTTTTTAGTGGCTCCAAGACTCGATCTGTAGCTTATCGTGGATTCCCTAAGGGATCTACGCCATTAGAAAATCCCTTGTTGGGTGATGATCTTGAATGGAGCGAACCTTTAGACGGTGACGATAAGGATGCTTTGTCTGGCCAAGATGTCGGGAGTTTGCGCGAAGTGCTTGGAATACCACCCGAGTGTGACAATAAGGTTCCGGGACCTCGAGATGATTGTCATAACCCGCCATCGGGTTACTTCACCCTTTTCCTTGAATACTTTACTGCTGGACTTATGTTTCTTCCACAATCTCTATTAGTGGAGTTGGTTAAAAGCCTCGGTATGAGCTTTAGTCAATTGACTCCAAATGCCGTTATAGTTTATTCGGCCTTTTGTCATAAGATGAAGGAAATTCACATGCCTTTGTCTGTAGAATTGTTCCACTCACTTTTCTCGGCGCGTAGAAGCAAACCGGATTCGCACGTTTACTTCCAACCTCAGACCAAATGTAAATTTTTGTCCCGAATTCCGTCTCCTAGAAGTTCTTGGAAATCTCACTTTTTCTATGTTAAGGACTACGGGTGGGGCATACCTGTGGTCTGGAGTTCGGGACTTCGAGTGATTGCGATGAGAGGGACTCACCATGCACTTCAACTTCAATGTCGTGATTTAGGTCTTTTTGAAGAACTTTGTAACCCTAGGAATTTAATTACTGCAGGTATTTTTTGTACTCTAGTGTTTGTAATTTGTTTTTGCTCTATTTTAATTTTGCATTATAATTTGTTGTTTATCTCTTGTTTATATGAATTTTTTGGTGACTCTTCATTTGCAAGTGATAGATTTGACTTGGCCACGATCCGGGCTCGCAAGACCACTTTGGGGAGGCAATCCCCGCATGCTAGGAATAGTAGAGCGCCTGGGGATCGTGTTGTTCATGATTTTCGTGACACTATGCGTAGGGGATTCCCACCGGCACGCTCTGAGCATGTCCGTGGGTCGGCCTCTAACGCGCAAAATAAAAGTAACTCTTTGCCATCAAACAAATCTTTGGAGATTAGGCCACTGAGTGGGGGTAGTGGAGTGGCGAAAAAACGATGATATGAAGGAGTGGAAAAGAAAATGGATGAGGAAGCAAAAAAAAATCCTAAGAGGACCCGTGCGGATGACCAAGGAACAGCTTCCAAGACTCCGCGTGTTAAGCATATATATGTTGACGGGGTGAACCATAACAAGAAGACTGACTCTTTCTGGGATTTGGATGATCCGGAGATAGGATGGAAGAAAGGACGGAGCATTGTGGGAGACTTTGACATGGTCCGTCTAGTGTCGTTGTCTACGGATTTATTTGCTCATTCCCTTGCCTGGAATCCATGTCAGGTATTGTCCCTATTATGTTAGAATCTTGCAGGTTTTGTCTGTTTTTTGATCGTTTGGCCTTATATTTGCAGAGTTTGTCGTTAGCTAGTGCTGTGCGAGTTCGGGAGGAAAAATTGCGCAATTATCAGGAAAAGGTACGAGAAGAGGTTGTTCGGCTGAAAGAAGAGAAGATTCGTCTTGCACAGGAGAAAGAAAAGGCCAACTTGGAGCTGATTCAAGTGCAGCGAAAGCTTGCGGACAAGATAAAAGAATTTACGATCCTTGAAGAGAAGTATTCTACTGAGGTGAAGACTGGTGGTTAATATCTTGGCTCCGAGGCGGgcaataatcttttgaaaagtacTGAGGAGAAAGGCGCTTAGAATTTCAAAGCATCCTCTGCATTTCGAGAGGAGGTACTTGATCGTGCCATGATCATACATGATGAGGTAGTGCTAGACTTTTGAAACCAACTGAGGAAGAAACTTGTGCCTGAAGAGATAGTGATGATGATCGACCTAGAGTCTTGGAGGTGGGCAGAGGCTCCGCATTTGATGTCCCTTTGGACAATGCTGAGATGATTGAAGCCTTGGAGCTCCACCCTGCTGAGGAGAAAACATAGCTTTAAGTTTCATTTTTTAGTACTCCTTAGAGTTGTTTATTTTCATTTGTTATTCATCGTAATATCTTTTATTGTGCTTTCGCATGTGTTGGATTATCATTTCATTTGAGCCCAAGGCCACGGTACTTTCATATTTGCTAACTTCATATATGACTTCTTTCATATTGTGCGACATTTGGTAGCTTTGTTTGTGGTTACGTATTGCTTGCTTTCATGTGTACTACGGAGGTGATCAATCTCCCAAGATTTTGTCTCAAGGGGAAGTCCTAATCCCCCATTAAGGGTGGTGAGGTATCCCGGGACTTGTTTTATCGTTGACCTTCTCCAGAGCCGTCGAATTGGCAATCCCACGGGGTTGGCCAAACCTCTTTTTTTTTGGGAGCCTTCGACGACTACATGGGTAGACGATGATATAAGAATACTTATTCAGAGTATCTCTCATGAAAAAAATCCTTGCTAACACTGGAGAATAACTGATAATCTTATTGAATACTGTAATGGTGGAGATACATAAGCAAAATGATGACACAatgaaacaacaaaacataaactattattttctttttcaactaCATTCCTCTATACATAAAACTTCTTCAAATTTGATACATTCCATGGCCGAGGTAGTACTTTACCATTTGGGTGTTGGAGGCGATAAGTTTCCATCTTGACTATCTCTACTACTTTATAAGGGCCTTCCCACTTTGTGTCAAGTTTTCCGACGGGGCACAAGACATCAGCTTTCTCATCACAAGGTATCCTACTTGGAAGGATCTTGGATTTACTTGGTCACTGTAAATCCAACTGGCAATTTCTGCTGTAGATATGGCTACTGCTCCACCACAAGATCAAGTTTTTGTTGAGCTAGTATCTGCACCACCTCCACCTCCTTCTCTAGAACAAATTACAGTAGAGGCTTCAGAGACTACTGATGTGCCTGTCATTCCAGTAGTTTCTCCCAACCAAGAGCAAGTTGAAGATATTACGGCTGAAAACATTTCTCCTGAGACCTCTCTTCAGCATATTGCAATTTGCAGCAGCACCATCTGTCGAAACTTTTGTGGCTGAGGATACCCAAAACACTATTCAaacattgattttttttttgccgGTGTTCCTCTATCCTCTATTGATTTAGAACATAACCCCTCTTCTGCATTGGAAGTGCTTGCGGCCACTGACCCCTCAGTTGATACTAATAATTTCGTTCATCCCAAAGACACAGCAGAAGCAAAAGCAGCTTGTATTTGGGAGACCCGAGAAAGGTTCGAAAGATATAAACATCTTGAAGCTCTTTCATCAGAATCTGATGGTATTACTCCCATTGAATTCAAACTAGAAAACCTTTCTGCCATGAGCATATCACTTGAATATTTAGTTAAAGATACTCAGTACGGTgctatttttacaaaaaaattgttTGGAACTTTGCAAAACCAGGATAATGCGACATGTGGAGATTATTCAAAATGATCTTCTCTCTCTCTTCTCTCTCTCTCCCTCTCCCCTGAGATTCAATAATACTCATCTGTAAGGAGAAAATAGAATGTCCTCGTGGAAactcagaatctaagccatcaGGAGCTTGTGGCAAATCAACAACAAAGCCATAAAGAACAATCTGATAAAATTGACCGTATGCAAGAATTTGTTACCTCCCAAATTTATGAATCtttgtatatataaataaaggATGCATATGAAAAAAAGGAAGAAAGGCCGGAAAGTTCAAATACTACCAAAGATATTCATATGAATCTAGAATCgatgaattattttttaatatgctTTGTATACGATTGATTCTGATTAataaattaaagtttttaatcatTTTGTTGTTGAAttttggcatcaccataaaGGAAGAAATTTTGAAACATTTAAGATTTGGAGATGTGCTCCTCGTAAGAGATTAACTCAAGATTATTAAAATTCAGCATTGGGTACAATAAAGACCTATCAAATTTTTCAGTAATTATTTGTGAGGCTACTGATATTGTCGAAGGTCGTTTATGAGCATTGGATTTAGTAATTGAAGCATTGATTCAGCAAATCAGATACTCTGGGAATGTTCGGTATGCTAATTATGGAAACTTATCGCAGGAGGCAGTGTTAAATCGTTTTGAAGTGGGTGTTTACCGAAGctataaatatcaaaatattttagtaaatatgttttggaaattttatttttgaactttcaaaaaaaatcattatgTCTGATCATTATTTCTATTGTTGTTCACAAAGTTCGATAGACTCATTCTGTATTGCATATCAATTGATTACTGATCTTTGAAGGTCAAGATCATATTTATACCACTTACACCAGTGGAAGATTGGAAGTCATCTGCTtatcaaaaagaagaaaataacaaatCACTTTATTCACCCCTTCTAATGTACTTCCATCGATCCTAACAAACACGAAAGTTATAGAACATAAAAAGATATCTTTTGGAAAAAAAACTGATAGGGCGTGGAGGATTTGTACTTTAAACTAATTATCGAAAGTTTACGCACTTGATTCAGACATTTATGATACATTTCGTGAGTTAGATTTGTACTTTAaactaaatataaataaaatattttattttattatatttttatcaatatattaaaatatattttagatgTCTATATAATCTGtttaatgatttataattttagtaatatataattataatattttaatataagaaTATGAttctttttttataatataatttttaaataatataaatttatttttaaaattttaatcaataatataacatTTAGAAATAAAATGTGTATTTAGTTGAATTTAATAACAATAATTGGACTTGAAAGCAATTTTATTTATGAGTAAAATTCACTTTTTAGTTGAATCATGTATCATTTAAGTCATTTACAGTAATGCATATACTAATTTGTCAATTTATCAATAGTTCGTGTATCAATTATGCTATTTACAATagttcatgtatcaatgctcaATTTATGAATAGTTTGTATAccaattaaataatttacagTGTATGCATATCTCAAATATATCCTCACACTTGGACTTGCTCTCATTCTAGATAATTTCTCATTGTAAATAATTTACAGTGTGCATATCTCAAATATTTATAGCCTCCAACGATGATATGAATGTTTAAAACAAGAATATGACCATTGAgaaattttatatattgtttctGATATTGAAATGGTCATATTCGCGTTGCTGGCTATTTGCTGAATTTGACTGCTGCTGAATTCAGTTTgttgattttgggctctactgATTGCAGAGCTACTGGTTACAGCGGCATCTGGTTTTAATATTCATCTCTACTAGTTTGAGCTCTGTTGTATTTCGAGGTCTATTGCTTTTCAGCACTGACAATTTCAACACTCAGTATTTCAGTAGCCAtgtttcttgtttataatttttgatTCGTTTCTTTATGAGCAAAGCGACAATCACTCAATTTAAAGCTCATACAAGAGTGTTATGATATGATCAGTtcaagtgtttagaaggggttgaataaacatttCCTAAAATTTCTTTCTTCAATAATAATTCATTAGAAACTAAACTTAATATTCTCGACTGTCAATGTCAGTTGGCTAACAAAATATGTGCTTAAAGAAACCAAACTGACATATTAGAACAGTTTAAATAATGGTCATGCAATGTAAACCGAATAGTAAACTGAAAGTAAAATGTATAcaagtttgtttctggatgtttggAGAACTCAAGCTCCTTTTCTTTCCCAGTTATAACGGAAAAGGGTATCCATCATTTGAGTCTCCAACAATTATTCCAACGTGACTCCTTCTTCCTTTTGGGAAGGCTCACATTATAATGGTTTGATCTCAGAAGTTTACTAATATTGTAAACCTGAagtttattgatattatgaataaaaatttattgatgttataaacttaaattttttgTATTGCAATCTAGAAGTTTATATACCAATAATAGATCACTGATACAAATACTTTTATAGTTTGACATTATTGATGTGTTTTTAATTCTGATTAAACGAaattatttattgataataattTCCAGAATATACAATCAGTTAAAATGGATTGTTTCATTTATTATCAAATGCCTCCAATCAACTACTAAACCATTTATTCTGAAAATAATGTGTCATATTTTTGGGATGTGATATGTTGTTTGCATCAAATATTATAGATATTATGTCAACTAATTATTGTTGATTTTTTGCTTGAgccaaattttattattataagtgTGATTGTGTGAAAAATGCACTATATTGAATCTCTAGAAGAGATTgaaaatatgttggaaattaTGATAAAGTATCTTGAATAAATAAAAGTGAGATTTTTATGACATaatttctcaatttttattttattaaaacaatattttccaACAG
This sequence is a window from Primulina tabacum isolate GXHZ01 chromosome 17, ASM2559414v2, whole genome shotgun sequence. Protein-coding genes within it:
- the LOC142530513 gene encoding uncharacterized protein LOC142530513, producing MDEEAKKNPKRTRADDQGTASKTPRVKHIYVDGVNHNKKTDSFWDLDDPEIGWKKGRSIVGDFDMVRLVSLSTDLFAHSLAWNPCQSLSLASAVRVREEKLRNYQEKVREEVVRLKEEKIRLAQEKEKANLELIQVQRKLADKIKEFTILEEKYSTEVKTGG